A stretch of the Eulemur rufifrons isolate Redbay chromosome 20, OSU_ERuf_1, whole genome shotgun sequence genome encodes the following:
- the THBD gene encoding thrombomodulin: MARSVWAGTDTGDCHQRHPAPLCSGPALSQRQCFPRRLHPAHLGNMLGVLLLGLLAPAGLGFPTPAEPQPGGSQCVEHDCFALFRGPATFLAASQICERLQGHLMTVRSTVAAEVISLLLSGDGGDGPRLWIGLQLPPGCSDPAHLGVLHGFQWVTGDNGTSYSRWARLDRYGAPLCGPLCVVVSAAGAPAPSEPAWEEQQCDAEADGFLCEFHFPASCRPLAVELGALAAANVSITYSTPFAARGADFQALPVGSSAAVAPLGLELMCAAPPGAAEARWSREAPGAWHCSVENGGCEHACNGSAGAPRCLCPPDAALQADGRSCATPAEQSCDDLCEHLCFRNPDVPGSYSCMCETGYKLAADQHRCEDVDDCSLDDSPCPQRCVNTQGGFECHCFPGYELVDGECVEPVDPCFKADCEYQCQPVGQTNYSCVCAEGFVPKPQEPHRCQMFCNQTACPADCDPNTPGSCRCPDGYILDEGSMCTDIDECNNDYCPGEGECRNLPGSYECICGPDSALAGQVSTNCNPKVSDDEDGGSGEPPASPTPSLTPSSTSGPPSAGQVHSGVLMGISIASLSLVVALLALLCHLRKKQGTGRAKMEYKSAAPAKEMVLQHVRTERTPQRL, translated from the coding sequence ATGGCCAGAAGCGTCTGGGCTGGGACCGACACAGGCGACTGTCACCAGCGGCACCCTGCGCCCCTCTGCTCCGGCCCGGCCCTGTCGCAGCGCCAGTGCTTTCCCAGGCGCCTGCACCCGGCGCACCTGGGCAACATGCTCGGGGTCCTGCTCCTCGGCTTGCTGGCCCCCGCCGGCCTGGGGTTCCCGACACCCGCAGAACCGCAACCCGGTGGCAGCCAGTGTGTCGAGCACGACTGCTTCGCGCTTTTCCGAGGCCCTGCGACCTTCCTCGCTGCTAGCCAGATCTGCGAACGCCTCCAGGGACACCTGATGACTGTGCGCTCCACAGTGGCTGCCGAAGTCATCTCCCTGCTGCTGAGTGGCGACGGCGGTGATGGCCCGCGCCTCTGGATCGGCCTGCAGCTCCCACCCGGCTGCAGCGACCCCGCGCACCTCGGGGTCCTGCACGGCTTCCAGTGGGTAACGGGGGACAATGGCACCAGTTACAGCAGGTGGGCGCGGCTCGACCGCTATGGGGCGCCCCTCTGCGGCCCTTTGTGCGTCGTTGTCTCCGCGGCTGGGGCCCCAGCGCCGAGCGAGCCGGCCTGGGAGGAGCAGCAGTGCGACGCCGAGGCCGATGGCTTCCTCTGCGAGTTCCACTTCCCAGCTTCCTGCAGGCCCCTGGCGGTGGAGCTCGGCGCCCTGGCGGCTGCCAACGTCTCAATTACCTACAGCACCCCGTTCGCGGCCCGTGGCGCGGACTTTCAGGCGCTGCCAGTGGGCAGCTCCGCCGCGGTGGCGCCCCTTGGCTTGGAGCTGATGTGCGCTGCGCCGCCCGGAGCGGCCGAGGCGCGCTGGAGCCGGGAGGCGCCGGGCGCCTGGCACTGCAGCGTGGAGAATGGCGGCTGCGAGCACGCGTGCAATGGGAGCGCTGGGGCGCCCCGCTGCCTCTGTCCACCTGACGCCGCCCTGCAGGCCGACGGGCGCTCCTGCGCCACACCTGCTGAGCAGTCTTGCGATGACCTCTGTGAGCACTTGTGCTTCCGCAACCCCGACGTGCCAGGCTCCTACTCTTGCATGTGCGAGACCGGCTACAAGCTGGCGGCCGACCAGCACCGGTGCGAGGACGTGGACGACTGTTCGCTGGACGACAGTCCGTGCCCACAGCGTTGTGTCAACACGCAGGGTGGCTTTGAGTGCCACTGCTTTCCCGGCTACGAATTGGTGGACGGCGAGTGCGTGGAGCCCGTGGACCCATGCTTCAAAGCTGACTGCGAATACCAGTGCCAGCCCGTGGGCCAGACTAACTACAGCTGCGTCTGCGCCGAGGGATTCGTGCCCAAGCCACAGGAGCCTCACAGGTGCCAGATGTTCTGCAACCAGACTGCATGTCCGGCCGACTGCGACCCCAACACCCCGGGTAGCTGCAGGTGCCCCGACGGCTACATCCTGGATGAGGGTTCCATGTGCACAGACATCGACGAGTGCAACAACGATTACTGCCCCGGCGAGGGCGAGTGCCGCAACCTCCCTGGCAGCTACGAGTGTATTTGTGGGCCCGACTCGGCCCTGGCTGGTCAGGTTAGCACCAACTGCAACCCCAAGGTGAGTGATGACGAAGACGGAGGCTCTGGGGAGCCCCCGGCCAGCCCGACGCCCAGCTTGACgcccagctccacctcaggtccCCCGTCCGCGGGGCAGGTGCATTCAGGTGTGCTCATGGGCATCTCCATCGCGAGCCTTTCCCTGGTGGTGGCGCTTTTGGCACTCCTCTGTCACCTGCGCAAGAAGCAGGGCACTGGACGGGCCAAGATGGAGTACAAGTCCGCCGCCCCTGCCAAGGAGATGGTGTTGCAGCATGTGCGGACCGAGAGGACGCCACAGAGACTCTGA